The Lycium barbarum isolate Lr01 chromosome 12, ASM1917538v2, whole genome shotgun sequence genome includes a region encoding these proteins:
- the LOC132623045 gene encoding serine/threonine-protein kinase D6PK-like, with translation MESLVDGISSLPNGHISFTSVECNTTHTPTGSVANEGKKEVQETEATVNQLAEGCSGEQVLAFETKSSIKDLHHGLKNTTSNDDLEPSDFTSNAAAKGITYCPPSPQNSFYSATQYTEAKQSFSNTEVSVSECASSTVDKSGTESGEVSNSCDFVESKTSTGSDISDESSSSSFNSAVYKPHKSNDTRWDAIQAIRAREGTLGFNHFRLLKRLGCGDIGSVFLAELIGTRSFFAMKVMDKAALESRKKLVRAQTEREILQSLDHPFLPTLYSHFETDKFSCLVMEFCPGGDLHALRQKQPGKFFPEHAARFYVAEVLLALEYLHMLGIIYRDLKPENVLVREDGHIMLSDFDLSLRCAVSPTLVRSSNSSLESKSSSYCIEPSCVVQPSCIQPSCFTPRFLSKPKKEKKSKQKTETYNQVNRPELLAEPTSARSMSFVGTHEYLAPEIIKGEGHGSAVDWWTFGIFLYELLFGQTPFKGAGNRATLFNVVGQPLRFPETPSVSFAARDLIRGLLVKEPQHRLAYRRGATEIKQHPFFQNVNWALIRCASPPDVPKPSMIYDMPRTPPAGKAPGVDMKPSGNYFEIDFF, from the exons ATGGAGTCTCTTGTTGATGGAATCAGTTCCTTGCCAAACGGTCACATTTCTTTCACTTCTGTTGAGTGCAATACAACTCACACTCCAACTGGATCAGTGGCAAATGAAGGGAAAAAGGAAGTTCAGGAAACAGAAGCTACTGTCAATCAATTAGCAGAAGGTTGTTCAGGAGAGCAAGTTTTGGCCTTTGAAACTAAATCATCTATCAAGGATTTACATCATGGTTTGAAGAATACTACTTCAAACGACGATTTAGAGCCAAGTGATTTTACTTCAAATGCTGCTGCCAAAGGAATCACCTATTGTCCTCCTAGTCCTCAAAACAGTTTTTATTCCGCTACGCAGTACACAGAAGCCAAACAAAGTTTTTCCAACACAGAAGTTTCTGTCAGTGAATGCGCTAGCAGTACTGTGGACAAGTCTGGTACTGAAAGTGGTGAAGTGAGCAATTCATGTGATTTTGTTGAAAGCAAAACTAGTACAGGTAGTGACATTAGTGATGAAAGCAGCTCTAGTAGTTTCAACAGTGCAGTATATAAGCCGCATAAGTCAAATGATACTAGGTGGGATGCAATTCAAGCCATTAGAGCCCGTGAGGGTACATTGGGCTTTAACCACTTCAGACTTTTGAAGAGATTGGGATGTGGTGATATTGGAAGCGTTTTTCTAGCAGAGTTGATTGGGACGAGAAGTTTCTTTGCCATGAAAGTGATGGATAAGGCAGCTCTAGAAAGTCGCAAGAAACTTGTGAGAGCTCAGACAGAAAGAGAGATACTGCAGTCTCTAGATCATCCCTTTCTACCAACACTGTATTCACACTTTGAAACAGACAAATTTTCCTGTTTGGTGATGGAATTCTGCCCTGGTGGAGACTTACATGCACTTAGGCAAAAACAGCCAGGAAAATTTTTTCCGGAGCATGCTGCCAG ATTTTACGTGGCCGAAGTTCTTCTTGCTCTAGAGTACCTGCACATGCTTGGAATCATTTACAGAGATCTTAAACCAGAGAATGTTTTGGTTCGAGAAGATGGTCATATAATGCTTTCTGATTTTGACCTCTCCTTGAGGTGTGCCGTTAGCCCAACTCTAGTTAGATCCTCAAATTCAAGCTTAGAGTCCAAGAGCTCATCATATTGTATCGAGCCATCTTGTGTTGTACAGCCCTCATGTATCCAACCTTCATGTTTTACACCGCGTTTTCTAAGCAAGCCCAAGAAAGAAAAGAAGTCAAAACAAAAAACTGAAACATATAACCAAGTGAATCGCCCTGAACTTCTTGCTGAACCAACAAGTGCTCGATCGATGTCTTTTGTGGGGACGCATGAATACCTGGCTCCAGAAATTATAAAAGGCGAAGGACATGGCAGTGCTGTAGATTGGTGGACATTCGGGATCTTTTTATACGAACTCTTGTTTGGACAAACTCCTTTTAAAGGAGCGGGCAATAGGGCAACattgtttaatgttgttggtcAGCCCTTGAGATTTCCTGAAACACCTAGTGTTAGTTTTGCTGCAAGGGATTTGATAAGAGGTTTACTTGTGAAGGAGCCACAACATCGCCTTGCATATAGGCGAGGAGCTACTGAAATAAAGCAACatcctttctttcaaaatgtGAACTGGGCACTTATACGATGTGCCAGTCCTCCAGATGTACCAAAGCCATCCATGATATATGATATGCCCCGAACACCACCAGCAGGAAAGGCCCCCGGAGTTGATATGAAACCTTCAGGTAATTATTTTGAGATTGATTTCTTCTGA